Below is a genomic region from Lineus longissimus chromosome 16, tnLinLong1.2, whole genome shotgun sequence.
CGTTCCATTATATTTCGTTCATTTCGTCAATTAGGTAAGGCTAACAAAGAACACTCGCGTCTGGATCTTAATTAAAGTTGATGACGGCTTTAGTGATTTGCGTTAgtgttggtgttagttttatgaTTGAACGCTGGTGTTCACATCAATCCTGCAGGACACTCTATCAATTTGGCGGCGAACGCGCGGAAAATCAGAAAAGATTTGTGCTCGTTTGACCGCAGAATTGATCGATGCATGGTGAACATATTACGTTTATTTGCTGTTGCAGGTTAGGCCTATTCGCCCCCAAGAAtcaagctgtttcgtgggggtcgatgttatcaagatttgctctgattaaggaattgaacccgaggcggaggaccttggttgagttaccaagacactcgagggtggagctaaaatacagtccaaacccgagccgacagggtttggactgtattttagctccaccctcgagtgtcttggtaactcaaccaaggtcctccgcctcgggttcaatttctattctaaaatacctcaaacttaaaaagataggccacgaaaataacttgaatatgtgcgaatttggcaaattccatccatcgccggcccggctcTTCAGTATAAATTGCATCAGAGATAAAGACAAATGTACTGCATGTGATGTTAAGCAAACTGGGTGGCAagtttacctcaaaatttattGCATAGGGCCAACGATGTCAAAATTTTGGACATTTCTGTCCTACCAAATGGCTACAGGTTATTTTGGTAAATTTACCAACGATCGAGTCCACATTTTCGGTGTTCGGTTGTTCGTTTTTTTAGAAACGTTTTTTTCACTAAAATGGCGAGAGGGGGAGTATCGAATGGAAAGAACTTTTGTATCGAGAATAACCTATCAATAGTTTTTGGTGATGACAGTGTCCAAGTAAACAAATATCTGTCGGCGTTGATGGAAACTAAAGAGAAAacgccggtgtgcaagggatagtagtcctagggctgatagtccgtgtaacaatagcccgcattgctaaatgttttggttagggttagcggtacaatagatcatgctgcttaattggtcaaatacaatgctaccggactatgactccagggggactatatccgctgtcacaccgggtcgCCCGTGATCAAGACAGTCACGTGATGGAATGTAGCACATGCATGATACGGTTTGTATAACTTCCAAAATATCATGAGTAGACAGACAACCGGCACTGCGATTCCTGCAAATACACGAGACGTTGCCATGGGTGAGATTAATGGCTCCCAAGTATTTTGAAGGCGGAGTCAGAAATACTGCCGTACGTCATTTCCTGGCTCTGTCAGCTGACTAAAACTGAATGAATAAGCGCGTTCGAGTACGCATCCGCAGCTACACGTGTGAGTGCGACAGGGTTTGTTTACCCCCGTGACGTCACGACTTGGCCTGTTGCGCCTGGCGGAAGTAATCTCCTCGGTGAGCAGGTTAGTTGGGCCTCGATCCCACAATATTCTGACAATCTTTCTTTCCGTTGTGTTCTTTTTTTGAATCACAAGCGTCAATCGCATTGGTTCCTAGCTCTGGTCACCACTGCAAGTAAAAAATATTGCCAATCGGACGCCGGACCGGACAATAACGGAAAAAGACGAACAATATTCTACTTTTTTTATAACTGAATAATTCTCAACGACctttctcccgtgaaagacagttgttAAAGCTAacacacggggggggggggcattgaacGGCAATTAAAACACTTATATTTAAAGCACAACTAAAATACAGACTCCATATGTTGTCTGGCTATACATAGTTATTATTCATAAAAGGATGAATTTACAATAATATTTTAATTCCTTTGGCCAGAAATATTGACAAGTTAGCAAATCCTTAATGAGGTTCATCTGTTCAGTTGTATATTGAGATAACAAAGTTTATCTTATCACAAACAGGTTTGAAACGGATAAATTACCTTGACGTTTCATGACTGGTCAAGTCATTTCATCAGAAGTGTCTTAGTTCTTCTGTTGACCACTAGAGGTAGTGGCCAACAAAACCTGGTCCCATACGTGAGGTAGTTTGAAGCCCCCTTCATCTCTATTCATGTTGGGTGTTTTTCTGATCCATATCGACTCCTTTATCCAGCGAAGGTATCGATTGGGTTCCCGGTATATAACCTTGCTGTCCCGCCAACTGATGGAATGATTGTCCTGGGCAACATGGTCCGTTATTGCCGATTACCTCCAGTGGTCAACAGAAGAACTAAGACACTTCTGATGAAATGACTTGACCAGTCATGAAACGTCAAGGTAATTTATCCGTTTCAAACCTGTTTGTGATAAGATAAACTTTGTTATCTCAAGTtagcaaatatttgaaaatacagACAAGATATTCTTTGGGGGTAGAGACGAACAACCCCTAAAGAAGACATATCATCTGCAGGTCATGGACCATGTTGATCCCCAGCTGTTAAACTTGCCAAAACCTTCCACTCTGTCTCACATCTTATTTTTTCGCACTTTAAAAAAACGACAAAATATCTCGATTTGCTTACTTAACAAAAGCTCTTGTAACTCTTGAAATATGTGCTTCCCCATCCTCCACTCTCCACGTTCTTTCCAATGTCTTTTCGGCATGAGCTTAGGCCAGTCCGTCGGCTATACAGTGTACGTCACAAGCTTTCGACATTCCGAGATTCCGTTATGGTGCGAAATTCCGCTGACAGTGTACATTTTTGCAGACGGAATTTCTTTCACGGTAATGAAAACCCTTTCTTATGATCAAGAAGACATAGGCATTACATTTTTACGTATtgataaaataatgataatgataataatacagTTAACTGTATGATTTTTAATTAAAATTCCATAAATCTTCCTTCCTTCACACGAGTGGTCTCGTAGATAAATGTGTACATTCCAAGCATTACGTAGTTCCCTGGCACTGCGCACCTGGGGACGGAAAAATCGTCGAGGTAAGTGACGTAGCCGGCAATCATCACCACCCGAGCTCAGGCACAATTTTTTGGCTTATAAATTTGCAGCAAACTGACAGATGGACCAAAGCTCTTCCATGCAGTTTCGGTCATCATATCTGCCCCTGTGATTAGGAAAACTCGTGTAGTCCATCGCGACGCAATTTTCTGTAACCCCGCCAGCTGGCTGCTGGACGCCGTTCACCTCGGCCCAGTCGCTGTAGCCATATGGAGTGCCGTCTACCCATTTCCAGACGCCTTCAGACTCCTCGTCTCCTAGACCAAGCCATGTTGTTTGCCCAATCGTCACTTCCCTAGGACaagaaagcaaagaaaataaTGTAAACTTATGTCAATTTacaaatttcagattttcaacGAACAGTGTCGGCCTTTAACGCAATTGTTAATTGCCTCTGAATTTCGAAAGTTGCAATAGTCTTAATAACTGTAATCACAGCGAGCATATTATAAGCTCCAAATGCAATTACAAAGAGTTGGAACAAAATCTTTAGGATGAGAGTAAcattagcctaataccattaggccccacgtggtggcgctgaagcCGCCACTGGCGTGGGCCTAATTTCTAAAATATTCCacgtttgaaaatcgacgactGACCTCTGTAATGTACGTTGTCCCTACGTATACGCTCCCGCTtggtggccagtgtgtaactGTGGGAGTCTTGTAATGCAACATTTAGAGTATTGAGATCTTATAGTTTTGAACGTAGAGTATTAGTTTATAGTTTATTAGTAATAGGGGCCTAGTCTTATATCACATATAAGTTGAGTCTCAACCCTGGTTATTGTGCCCAGATCTTGTGAGGGAAATCTGACCCTTCTTGGCTTTTGTTATATATGGAAGCTATTGTGTGTTGGGTTGGCTCTGGCCTGCTGTTATGTCATGTACATAGCCCCTTCCAAGGGAGAGGGCAGATCAAACCCAGACTCGAGACAAGGAACACACCAACGTTGAAGACCCTGATTATGTACTTAGAAGGAAGACAAGTTCTGCCACCAAGTTGTGCATCACCAAGTTGCAGAGCGCCTGAAACCAATGTGGGTAAGTTGCCACATAACCACtattatacaaatagtggatgtttgggagttcgatatggaattttgatggacgaagaaatgtcatggcggacgaggctcGCAatcatggcggacgaggctcGCAatcatggcggacgaggctcgcaaagcctcgtccgccatgacatttcttcgtccagcaaaattccatattggacgaccttaaacatccactatttgctatattatgcaaccaaatgtcttggcaaagaaatcaatccaaaggaaaataatgaaacaatttgtttttaatgaaatatacaataaaaccttttaggatccgatacgacatttttttggatccgttattgcttttttggatccgatacgatgtgatgacttgaaatcacatgatgtgaatcgagttacgctattggccaagaacatttggtagcataatattggCCAATTGCGGGCCACTCTCTGAGGTAATGCAAGAGAAAGAGTGGCTGAGTCACTCTAGAGTACTCTCGAAATTTGGTATCTGGCGACCGCGTTCATTGAAAGCCCCCAAAGGAGTCTTGCACCACGTATATCTTACACTTACATCACTAGTTCATTACGAATGAAATCCCTCATTGCCTCGTCCTTGATTGTTACAAGGTCTCCTACGCCTAAATTGTTGTCGGTTCCCATTTTCCTGCAGTAGTTTTGGGCTTGCTGCCAATGCTTTTCAGATTTAACTGTCTTAAGACACTTATCACCGTAATGAGTTAGCCAAGCACGGCATGGTGGAACCGAAGGCGTTGTTGGGGTGGTCGTTGTTGTTGgcgtcgtcgttgttgttgtcgttggtgtcgtcgtcgtcgttgatGGCATTGTTGTTGTTGGAGTTGTCGTTGGAGTCGTTGTAGTTGGTGTCGTTGTTggtgtcgtcgtcgttgttggcatcgtcgtcgttgttggcgtcgtcgtcgttgttggggttgtcgtcgttgttgttggagttgtcgtcgtcgttgttggcgtcgtcgtcgttgttggcgtcgtcgtcgttgttggggttgtcgtcgttgttgttggagttgtcgtcgtcgttgttggcatcgtcgtcgttgttggcgtcgtcgtcgttgttggggttgtcgtcgttgttgttggagttgtcgtcgtcgttgttggcgtcgtcgtcgttgttggcgtcgtcgtcgttgttggggttgtcgtcgttgttgttggtgttgtcgtcgtcgttgttggcgtcgtcgttgttgtcgttggagttgtcgtcgtcgtcgtaattgttgtcgtcgtcgttgttgttggAGTTGTCGTTGTCGGCGTTGTCGTTGgagttgtcgtcgtcgttgttggcGTCGTCGTTGTTGGggttgtcgttgttgttgttggagTTGTCGTCAATGTTGTTGgagtcgtcgtcgttgtcgttgttGGAattgtcgttgttgttgtggttggtgtcgttgttgttgtggttggtgtcgttgttgttgttagagttgtcgtcgtcgttgttgttggCGTCGTCGTTGGTGTTGTGGTTGTTGGCGTTGTCGTAGTTGTTGTCATCGTCGTTGTTGGCGATGTCGTAGTTGTTGTTGGAGTTGTCGCTGTTGTTGTGGTTGGtgtcgttgttgttgtggttggtgtcgtcgttgttgttggagttgtcgtcgtcgttgttgttggCGTCGTCGTTGGTGTTGTGGTTGTTGGCGTTGTCGTAGCTGTTGTCATCGTCGTTGTTGGCGATGTCGTAGTTGTTGTTGGAGTTGTCGCTGTTGTTGTGGTTGgtgtcgttgttgttgtcggggttgttgttgttgacgatGTCGCCGTCGTTATTGTTGGCGTTGTcgttgatattgtcattgttgttgtcgtcgctGTTGTAGTTATTGGCACTGTCGCTGTTGTTGTCGTCCCTAGAATTTGAAGGTGATTATTAGAAGGATAGGTCAATTTTCAATGTAATTTTAAGATTTTGGCCGGGCCCGGTTTCTCGAAGAATTTTAAGTTCGTTTTGGTCTTTGGTGACCTAAGTCTTTGTCACCTCGCCCACTTATGTGTGGCAAAAACCAAAGTATGGTAGCTACCGTACTTATCCTACGGCAAAAGATAATGCCGCATTAGGCATAATGGTTTACGGCCACGTGACAACAGCAACAGCGAATAACTTTAGAGAAAATCCACTTATGACTACATTGTAAGatgtcaatatacatgtatagcatgaaatgacgtcacatgacgtcatcacaaacGTCCCTACCTTCAATACCTCCTGCGGGTGGGAACTTTATCATCACCTCAAGCTGATACCGCTCCAAAACATGGCCGTCAATTGGCAAGGTATCTTGTTTGGTTTTAAACAATTTGACTGCAAATGGGGAGAAAAGTTGTAAACGCAGGAGTCAATATAaccctgaccccccccccctccgccaGATCGACGTCGACTTCATGACGGCGATTTCTAGAATGTTTTTTCTCTCTCCTTGCTACCGGgaaatcatgatgatgaattgTCGATGGTTGACTTATCAAAGCTATCCGTCTATCAATTTTCAGTCCGTGGGGACTTACTGGAAGATATTGAAATGTTGTGAAATAAACACCCTTAAATATTTAATTGCGCTGCTTTGCGGGAAAAACAGTTCAGATTTGACCACATGGCTTCACAACAAGAACATGTGGCAACGCATTCTGCGTGATTTTCTTTGATATCTCTGGGGATAAATCATACCGCAGACATGATGTCGTAGCCCGGCATGTTAAAGTTAGTTTTTGGAAACGCCAGATGTCACCAGTTGCAGCGAACCCAACTCGTCGTGCACTCGCGGTTCTATTGGAAGCCATTCTAATCTTACCCGAAAAACAACGTATTTTCGAGCATGTGTGCTGACTTTAAGTTGATAAtaatatgtaggcctattgacggTGCACTCACCATCGTTGGACGAAAATATCTTCAAGACGTCGATCTTGAGCCGCTGTAACACTTCGACTGTTCCCTCCGATGCGGTAACGGAGCGGATACCTCTGAAGAGAGAGTCGGGGGAAACATAGCCTCGCCCTAACTCAGATGCTGCTGCTGAAaggtttcaaattgaaaaaaaataaatcagcAGCTTACACAACAGAAGTTTAGATGAGCTATTATCCATCAGCAGGAGACGTGTTCTGcgttacgcccctcaaaatgaactacatgtaatgctttttctgtttttttgGACGTCATTTCCTAGTGGAAAAggaaaacatttctcaacatctcGGACGGTTGGTGCTTTAAACTGTAGGCGAATTTTATCAAAATCTCGACGTCATTTCCCACTGTTTTAATCCATACAAAACCTCACCCCATGACCACCCCCGAAGTCGAGATGACAGCACAGGAAACTGTACCCACAGGCCATTGAATCAAGTGTCCGCATATGTACAAGGGTTTGAAACACACGAATCAGAGCCCAAACAAAATAAATGCGAATCCGTCAGAAGAAGCTGACTTCCGACAATGCCAGAAGCCACCGTGACCCTTGTTCCAGGTGAGCATGACTGGTCAACGCCCAACAAACCGCTCACGATACGTATTAAAGGTCAGTTGTAAAAGGGTTTAGGCAGAAGAGTCACGAAGTGGACCTCTGTGGATTCTTCCCCTTCTTCCCTGGGCTTACATTTCCATCTTCATGGAAACGTTACAGTATTTTAACCACTTCTAACCGTTGATTCAATATCCTATAACTTGTAAATTGGCCTAAATGTCACACCTCAATTGACGTCGTGCACAACTACATAGTTGTTCTGTTGttacgtcatcaatgacgtacCTTCTTTGACATGTCAATCAATGATGGTGCAGTCGTGATCGAAGTGGGGACGGAATTCGGAAAGATTGACAAAATTATC
It encodes:
- the LOC135500184 gene encoding integumentary mucin C.1-like, whose product is MGGIRSVTASEGTVEVLQRLKIDVLKIFSSNDVKLFKTKQDTLPIDGHVLERYQLEVMIKFPPAGGIEGTTTTATVPITTTATTTTMTISTTTPTITTATSSTTTTPTTTTTPTTTTATTPTTTTTSPTTTMTTATTTPTTTTPTTTPTTTTTTTPTTTTTPTTTTTTPTTTTATTPTTTTTSPTTTMTTTTTTPTTTTPTTTPTTTTTTTLTTTTTPTTTTTTPTTTTTTIPTTTTTTTPTTLTTTPTTTTTTPTTTTPTTTTTTPTTTPTTTTPTTTTTTTITTTTTTPTTTTTTPTTTTTTPTTTTTTPTTTTTPTTTTTPTTTTTTPTTTTTTPTTTTTPTTTTMPTTTTTTPTTTTTTPTTTTTPTTTTTPTTTT
- the LOC135500183 gene encoding tetranectin-like, which gives rise to MGTDNNLGVGDLVTIKDEAMRDFIRNELVMEVTIGQTTWLGLGDEESEGVWKWVDGTPYGYSDWAEVNGVQQPAGGVTENCVAMDYTSFPNHRGRYDDRNCMEELWSICQFAANL